The Hippoglossus hippoglossus isolate fHipHip1 chromosome 10, fHipHip1.pri, whole genome shotgun sequence DNA segment AAAGCAGATGAGACTTTTCCTCTGGCAACAGCGTCCCTGCACACTTTCAGATGTTAAACAGCTCCCTGCTGGTCAGATAGAGCTCCGAACGGCATCTCCTCTCACCAGTGGTTACTCTGAGCAGCAACTTCTAGATCCATGATTCGTGGCAGTCGACCGCTCGCACCGCCCTCCAGGTATCCAGGTTTCACCGCAGGTGTGTCCGAGAGCCTCCTCTTGCTCTTGGTGAGGTCTCGATTGATGGATAAACAATTAAATTACTTTCACAAGACGCGGAAAGTGACACCcggaaaaaaataaagatggagaagCACGTCTGAATCAAGAACTATAGGACATCAGATTCTCACCTGAGATGGCCAATAACATCTTGCGTCTGGCGCCAAAGGTGGAGACGCCCACTTCCTTCAGATCCTCATCAGACAGAGTGAGGAAGGTCTGGTAGTCAATCTGGATGAGTACAGAGAGCAAATTGCCTCATGATGCTTGTTCATAATGCGTAACTGTAATTTGGCTAAGGAGCTGTGAAGGGATTTTCACACTGAAGCTAAAGTATCCTGAATCTTAAGCTTTTGACGTcacttggagccagagtctgtgcaggagtgatcgtggtgtggagccaCAGCATTGTGGTCCCATCTGTTCACATGCtaaaccaatcacgagtcagacacggctgtcaatcatgatgtttcaccacaTTTTTATGGTATTAAatatctaattaaaaccaaacttaccagatacatgaacacacacacaagcattagTGTGATAGGAACTAACTCaagtgacagaaacaatctttgagaaaaagttaTTAAACTAttgattttttagtttggtccatgtcccatccactaacatgtagGGGACAGtgtttgtgacctatactgcaaccagccaccaggggggcaatcaagatgatttggctccactttttggggagctgtcatgccgtctatctttatgtacagtctacGCTCTGTATTTGTTTACCTCTTGTTGTTCAAACACATCGATGTACTTGATCAGGCCGAGTTGATGGAGCAGCTCAGGTAGGTCGTCTGTGATTTGGGGGGAGGGGCTCCGCTGACTGCAGGTCGACGCCCTCCTCGATGAACACATGCCTTCAAAGtagctgccgctgctgctcagGAAGCTCTCCGCTagtagtcaaaggtcaaagttcagagGTGAAGGCCAAAATTTGAAATAAGCAGTTGGCTCGTAAGCCTACAAACCCAAAGCACAAGAATAAAACTTACGAGGTTTCTCAATTCTGCCTCTTTTCATTGACGACACGAAATCAGGGAAGGAGGAGGTAGACGAGGAGATAGTGGAggcaggtgaggagggggaggaggaaggagaggaggaggaagaagaggaagagacaggcAGGAATGAAGATGCAGATGCACGTCTGTCCCTCCAGTTCTCCGAGTTGCTCCCGTTAAACACCTTCCCTGTCTGTGCAGCCCATGgctacaaagagagagaaattgtGACAGTGTGCGGTACATTTATCACTGTTACTTTCATCCTCAAACATTTCGGAGCACTTTGTTCTTCTGTCGCTACCTCCGTCTTTCATCCATCTTCCGTGCTCGAGGTCACCGGACAAATATCTTCAAGTGATTACAAATCCTCTGGTGTGCCGCAGGTTTGAGTGGACATAATATCCATCGGTCCAGAGATTCAATCAGAGAAGCTATTAATCATGTCTGTAATCCAGTTCATTTTCCCTCTGGTGGCTGACCTGTGATCGTAGCACTCTTTCAAATTATCAATGCTGGTGGCATGGCGGGTGCTACCTCAGACCTGCCTCGGTCTGCCAGCGAGGGATACCTCTTGCTCTTATTAACCTGAGTGAGTCAGCTTCTCCATCACTCGATAGCGAGCGATGAGAGAGAGCTACCGTTCAGGAGGATTTTAAAGAGCCGGGGAGAAGGTTGCAGTGGAGTGGTTGTGTTGACCGAGGCGACGGTATCAGACCCCAGGAAATTGAGTGTACAAATTGGCTGTGCTTACCACACAGTGAGATAAATGCTTCACGCTGTTGGAGGGCAACGCCAATAAATGAGGCCATGTTAGTCGGCCACAACAGGGGGTCCTAGTTTCACTGTATTGCAACAAAAGACAGCTTTGGCGGCTCAAAAGAATTTGGCAAGTTCAGCAAATTTATACAAGCCAAGCCAGCTCAAGATAAAATCAACAAAGAGAGCCATAGGTCCATTTCCTTTTGTTGCAGAATTCCGCATTAAAGGCGTGTGTACCTGTTGCtggctggtgctggtgctggtgctcAGGTAGGGCTTGTAGCAGCGGCGGCCGATGTTGCGGAGCTCTTTTATGGCCTCGGCTGGCATCGACTTGGAGAAGCCAAGGCCACTCCAGGTGTCTGTGGGCGTCTGGACCTCAGTGACCACAGGTTTCCTCTGCATGGCTGATGTAAGATATGCAGCGGACATATAGAGGGAAAATGCAGAATTCAACCTGTCTTATTGGGTTTTTTAGTCCAATCGGGGCAGTAAACACAAGCTGTGTTCTTAACTGACATATTATCAACATATATAGGctatttataaaaatgattCAATGATCAGCGGCCGCTGAGTGCTGACGCATTTAGCTTTCAGATTCAGAGCAACATGAAAACTGTGAGCCATGTTTCCGGGCACCTGACAAATGTGGGTCTAAtatccacttttctttttaacaccGTTTTGTTCTCCACTGATTCCTTGGTAAATATCTGTGTCTTTAGCTGCACAAACAAGCCAAGTGCTGCAAACAATGCTAATGAGAGTaataagagaaaaatacaaataaaaccaaacaatagGGTAAATGATGCTGAAAAGCTCTGCAGAACTGAGGGGAACTGTAGAGTTTGTGATAATATCTGTGGCATCATCATTACCACTGTGATTCTTCCCATTGCTATTGTAAGAACATCGATAGTGGCAGCACCGAGGTGAAAGATTTGAGCGTGTACACACTTGTAGAAAACCTTTCAGCTGCACAGAAATATTCACTTTCACTGTACATCACTTTCATCTTCTCATTGATACTGTCTGTAGCATGCAAATCTGCTCCTATCTGCAGTCGGCCTATCGTGAAAATGCATCGCAGGTTTTCCACGTCTTCTCTGATATTCTAAATCGAACGAGCTGCGCTTCAGCTGATAAATAATGAATCTCAAAcagagcttcttcttcttcttcttcttcttcttcttcttcttcttcttcttcttcttgccaACATGGGGCAAGACAATTAATAATACTCAGTTTGCTGAGAGTGAGACTgatgcacacactcactgcacACATGACAATTAAAAGAGACCCTGGGCCTCCTCTGGCCCCCGAAACAGGAtccatgtgtgaatgtgtgataaAAAGCTGTAGCAGCACTCCACAAAGAGTGAAATATCAACAGGATTATAACTGCTCGGCTGTCGTATGggtgtggacgtgtgtgtgtgtgtgttttgagtaaATGTCCCACTCATACACTGGCATATGGGTGTCTTAATGACAGCCAGGCAGATGGCCCATTCAAACTGCTAATTCATATTCCCATAAAGGACTGAGGGAGTTTAGTACCATTTGGCTCCAGATCTTCCCAGTGGCTCTCATTCTTCATGATGGATGAGCTGGTAtcctgtgtggatgtgtgtccccccccccccacatgtaTGGACTCACTCACACGTCTGTcggcatgcatgtgtgtgctgtctgCATTGTGTTCTGCCCTGTGTGAATTCAGCCGGGGTGCCAATGCTACTCTATTATAACTTTGGCACAGTGCAGCCCATAAACAGGTCCCTTTAATCAGCTGTCTTGGCAGGGAGCAGCACTGAAATGCCCCCCCTCCCATCGATCGCAACCCCTGCCTGCCTACATACTCAAAGGCTACTTCGTCCGGCCtaaatatttgatattaaatCACTATTTTAACACCAATATTACCGAAACTAACTTTCTGTTGATCTAGTGGTGTCTAAGGAGTAAAGTTACAAAGTTTTCCAATCTTTGATCTCTCAAACTTCAAAATCAACAGCTTGCTTGTATACGAATTGATTTTTGATGAGCAAAACAGCAATGTACGGTGGTTTAAACTACAATCATCTGCGACTGGatcaataataaaagaaatacttGCTCAGCAGTGCCCTAATTGTTGCTGCAGAAACCTGTGCAGAGCTCCTGTAAAGACGGGAAGACATATGAAACATTTAGCAGCACTAACCTCTGGTTGCCAGTAGTTTCTTCTTCTCATAGTCATAATCCTATAAAGCACAAACAGGATATAGAGTAGATAAATAATGCATGAAAATGGTTGAAAATTGAGGCAGGGAACAATCACTTGCAGGAAACaacatttcctgctgctgtggcagtAAACTTGTTAATCCACCATGCAGTAACCtttgagagggagagatgacAGATTAGAGGCGAAGCAAAACACCAAAATCGTTTCTCAGAATCAAATCTTAGCGCGGTCACGGACATGCAAATCAGCAGGTAACAAGAGACCACAAATAAAAAGTTCCCTCTCTTTTTAATCCGTTTTGTCGTCCATACCTCTAAAACAGGGTCACAGAAATTGGATTGTGTGTTGACTTAGAATAAGTTGTAGTCATAAGAAGGCCTTCCCATagcttatatacagtctatggtttataCATCAGTTTGTGAGAGTACAGGGGACCTTCAGTTCCTGTTATTCCTCACCTCAGCCTTGGATGAGTCAGTGTGAACATCCAGAGCCAGCATCATGTCTCTCCTCAGGCTGTTCCTCCATTCATTCCtcgctccctccatctctgtgttCAGCAATCTGGcacattcaggacacacacacacacacacacacacacacacacacacacacacacacacacacacacacacacacacacacacacacacacacacacacacgtataggGTTAAACTGTGATCAGACCAGCAACAGCAATAATACAGGAGagattcagtgtgaaaatgacgTAGTGCGTTAGGGCAGAGCTGCTCCATTAAAACTGCACAGCACTGCAAACTTTGCACAGGAACAGAATAAGTGACTCAGCgaaaaacaaaatatagatGAGGTCAACAAGCATTactctgttttctgtgttaaCTAAATTTATGGGATCTCGGATTCTCGACAGATGTAGTGCacgcaggtgtgtgtgtttctgtgtttctgtgtgtgtgtgtgtgtgtgtgtgtgtgtgtgtgtgtgtgtgtgtgtgtgtgtgtgtgtgtgtgtgtgtgtgtgtgtgtgtgtgtgtggaccaccTCAGGTCAGCAGCTATTACCATACACtcccctctttccttctctctacCACAACAAGGAGCTTTTCTCTTCATTGAAACATTATTGGGTTAATCACATATGTTTGTGTTATGACTTTTGGTTCTCAGATTAATATTAGGATAAATGCTGAGGTAGTTGATGTAAAGGCAACAACAATCCCCAACACTAATGGAAGAGGTGCGTCCATGAGTGCTCACCTGTAGGTTAGGGCCTGTCCTGTTGAATGTCGTCGGCCCTGGCCAAAAACCTTGACAATTTCGGGGCCCTGGAGACTCCCCCTCCGAGCCATCAACCCCATCCTGCCGATGCTGCTGTTGATTGCATCACGCACCTCAGATGATGACATTATGACCTCAGAGCTCTCATCCTCGGATTGGCCGGACTGGTCCTCATTTTCCAGGATCTGAGGAGAACAAAAGAAtatggttgtttgtttctcaaAGAGGTTTGTCCGTCAGGAAGttcttgtatatatatatacagtgacTATAAACAGGGACAAACCTTCTCCAGTGGCCGGCTGTCTGCTCCCTTCAGTCCTGTCCTCCCCTCCTCAGCGTGAGAGGTAAGGCCCGGTGGAGCTGAGGGGCGGAGCTTGGTACCAGTCAGCACCTCTGGAGTGGGAGCAGAAACAAAACCTAAAGAAGGGCACATTTTGACAGAGAGTAGAAAGGCTACATTAGTCTGAACTAAATTAgaacaaacaaaatcacaaagtGACAATAAGTCCCCCCTCTAGATAGAAATAACCACAAATGGAGAAAGAACTGTATGAATTAAACAATTAGCTGAGACGTGTAGAAATATTGATTAAACGTAGAGTGCACCAAAGTGATAGAAACAGAATCTATAATTATTACGTTACCAGCCAGATTCCGTCTCCGTACTAGAAATTTGAAATCCATACAAGATTGCAGTTGAATGCCACGTGCATCTGTtgcattttttgcattttattccAGACTCATGTGAGGTCACTCTGCCTTTTGatctttgaccactgaaatctaatcaatcAATATTTGAGTTTAAGTGACAATTTGTCTTTTATGGTTGAAGAAATCAAAcccacccaaatctaatcagtgaaTCTGTGAGTGTGACTGCAGAAGAATTgcctgtttgctgttttcagCTCATTCACCTCAGTGTCATCCAGGTTAGATATGTGGGAGGGAAGGGCACGTTTCCATTTGCACTGCTGTCTGTTACAATGTCTTTTTTagccacataaaaaaaaaattctgaacaTACATTTTGATGGAAACATAGTATGCGAATGAATCCTCACCTTGCTCAGACAGTCGAAGCTGCTGCAACAACATGTTGAGCCAGTAGTTGGTCAGCCCGCTGCCGGAGAGCATGGGGTCAGGGGTCGCCTCAATTAGCTTAGCAGTCTCACAGGACTCCAGCCCCAGGAGCAGACGACGGGCCTCAAACAGACAGGAGATGTTCCGCTCCAGCCCTTTGACCACCACTGactgataaacacacaccagcactaGAGTTTTACATCGTTATTCAGCTCACCGCAGCGAAGGCGAGACGTTTTACATTCATTATTAAAGTAAACATTCCACAAACGTTTCTTATTTAATGGAGTGTGCATGAAATAAGCAAAGGATGGGGACTGGCAGccaacaaaactaaaaaagaaaaattgacATCCCTTTTCAGAGGgtgaacaaaacaagaaagcaGCAAAGCTACGTGGGTAAAACTGCACCTTGCTGGTCTGTTTTACTTTGGGCTTGACACTGATGAAGACTCCCAGGTCTTGCATCATCTGAGCCAGCTTACAAGGATCTGCCTCTCCATCTTCACGCATGTCAAACATCAGACACACCGGCAAACAGTCCTGGACGAGCACACAACAGAACTTTTGttatcacagcagcaacaaaaacatCCCGTTCTAAAGCTCAGGGATGTTCTCAAAGCATAATTCTGCCTGAACGTAAAGAAAACACCCTACTGTACCATGAGCTGCTGCCGTGCCAGACACACTCCATCAGGGCTGCCCTGGATGAGCAGCGAGGGGGGGCTCTGCGGAGCACTGAGGTCTGGTAAGATGATCTGGGTCTGGGTCTGGTGCATGACGCTCAGGAAGTGAGCTCCGTTCTGACCCAACAGGAACAGATGCTGCTGAGAGGTGACGTCCAGCTGGCTGCTCACTAtacctgtgacctctgaccccagcaGCAGGTCCATCAGGATGCACGTCCCCTTCTGCCAGTTGATGATTTATATGATATTAATGTAATTGTCTTATTCTCAAATGCATCGTCTCTAGAGAGGATTCAGTTTCTCTTTACTAACCTTGACTGCAGCTGCATTTCCCTGCAGGCCCCAGACGGTGCAGCAGCTTCCATAGAAGGGGGGCTGTGCCTGAGGCTGGGGGGGCACGGCCCTGAAGCTCACACTGACCCCCAAAGTCTGCATCACCTGCTGGATGAGTGGTGAACCCGCCTCTGGCAGAGACTGGGGCACCAGAGTGActgggaggtcaaaggtcaaggacaGTGGCTGCAGGTCCTGGGACAGCGAAGATTTTGCGGAAAGCCCGAGGAAGATGAGatagagaggaagaagaagtgagaAGGATGGGgtaaagaaatgaagagagacaaagacagacaatcGCTTTTTGACTATGACTTTGACACGAGCGATGAAATTGTGTTTTGGGACAAACATTCTAtcctgtggagcctcttctcaAATTACACACTGACCACTCACCCTTATCTTCCTCCTGGCTTCCTCCACTCCCTCTATGGGCCCGGCGATGGAGACCTGGAGGAcattggaataaaaataaatggtaTTAAATGACATTTATATTCCTCTTAAAGCAGCCGTTGGAAGCTCATTAAAAAGCCACTTGAGAGACTTTTAACCTGATTGCTTTTCTCTCCCGTAGCATTGTGGCGGTTGGAGTCGGGGAAGTGGATGTGACAGGATGTGACCTCCATcactttttttatgtttccacCGCCTTTCCCAATGACGTGGGAGTGCTCGGTGTAGGCCACGTCCATCTTCAGAGTCACCTTGTTCACCTGGATGTTATATAAACCACGGTGTCATTTGAGCAGATTGTAAGATACTTTTACAAAAGTGCAAAGGGGTATTCAGTATAAAATCTTTTGGGGGTGTAACAGTAACagggaaaatgtaaaagtgtgcCTGCGTGATAATCAAGTACCAGCCTCACCCTGGTTTCCAGCACTTC contains these protein-coding regions:
- the bicc2 gene encoding bicaudal C homolog 2 — translated: MATTTTEESSPVPASVAPQQPDLETSVEPSSAVKPEPSEAQSDREGREDEEDAGGRSSVPGQENARGQSLDPDWLEERFRIDRKKLENMLYAPKHGDAETGEEFFERVMRETNTQVKWPSKLKIGAKSKKDPHVKVEGKRPNVLEAKKKILEVLETRVNKVTLKMDVAYTEHSHVIGKGGGNIKKVMEVTSCHIHFPDSNRHNATGEKSNQVSIAGPIEGVEEARRKIRDLQPLSLTFDLPVTLVPQSLPEAGSPLIQQVMQTLGVSVSFRAVPPQPQAQPPFYGSCCTVWGLQGNAAAVKKGTCILMDLLLGSEVTGIVSSQLDVTSQQHLFLLGQNGAHFLSVMHQTQTQIILPDLSAPQSPPSLLIQGSPDGVCLARQQLMDCLPVCLMFDMREDGEADPCKLAQMMQDLGVFISVKPKVKQTSKSVVVKGLERNISCLFEARRLLLGLESCETAKLIEATPDPMLSGSGLTNYWLNMLLQQLRLSEQGFVSAPTPEVLTGTKLRPSAPPGLTSHAEEGRTGLKGADSRPLEKILENEDQSGQSEDESSEVIMSSSEVRDAINSSIGRMGLMARRGSLQGPEIVKVFGQGRRHSTGQALTYRLLNTEMEGARNEWRNSLRRDMMLALDVHTDSSKAEDYDYEKKKLLATRAMQRKPVVTEVQTPTDTWSGLGFSKSMPAEAIKELRNIGRRCYKPYLSTSTSTSQQQPWAAQTGKVFNGSNSENWRDRRASASSFLPVSSSSSSSSPSSSPSSPASTISSSTSSFPDFVSSMKRGRIEKPPESFLSSSGSYFEGMCSSRRASTCSQRSPSPQITDDLPELLHQLGLIKYIDVFEQQEIDYQTFLTLSDEDLKEVGVSTFGARRKMLLAISDLTKSKRRLSDTPAVKPGYLEGGASGRLPRIMDLEVAAQSNHW